In Candidatus Rokuibacteriota bacterium, one DNA window encodes the following:
- a CDS encoding cytochrome c oxidase assembly protein, translating to MAWNRWDVHAEVVLGLALLASAYLVGVGPLARRHGWAERLPRVRPLAFFGGLGLVFLALNGPLHELSDRYLFSAHMVQHLLLTLVVPPLLLAGTPGWLLSPLLAWRGVGSAGRVLGRPLCAFAAYTVVLAAWHLPVLYEWAMRDHGVHVLQHLLFMATGLLLWWPVLSPVPELPPLPYPARMLYLFLAGVPMVLVAALITLSDEVLYPSYGDAPLAWGLTPLADQRAGGVIMWVPGTLVFLVAITIVFFCWVGAEPEREEGFARRSGGSRHGTA from the coding sequence GTGGCGTGGAACCGCTGGGACGTGCACGCTGAGGTGGTCCTGGGGCTGGCGCTCCTGGCCTCCGCCTACCTCGTGGGCGTGGGGCCGCTCGCACGGCGTCACGGGTGGGCCGAGCGGCTCCCGCGCGTCCGTCCCCTGGCCTTCTTCGGGGGCCTCGGCCTCGTCTTCCTGGCCCTGAACGGCCCGCTCCACGAGCTTTCCGACCGCTACCTCTTCAGCGCCCACATGGTGCAGCACCTCCTGCTGACGCTCGTCGTCCCCCCGCTGCTCCTCGCCGGGACGCCCGGATGGCTCCTGAGCCCGCTCCTCGCGTGGCGAGGTGTGGGGAGCGCGGGGCGGGTCCTGGGTCGGCCGCTCTGCGCCTTCGCCGCCTACACCGTGGTCCTGGCGGCCTGGCATCTGCCGGTCCTCTACGAGTGGGCCATGCGCGACCACGGCGTCCACGTGCTCCAGCACCTCCTGTTCATGGCCACCGGACTCCTCCTCTGGTGGCCGGTCCTGAGCCCGGTCCCCGAGCTGCCGCCGCTGCCTTACCCGGCCCGCATGCTCTACCTGTTCCTCGCCGGGGTCCCGATGGTGCTGGTGGCCGCGCTCATCACGCTCTCCGACGAGGTGCTGTACCCGTCGTATGGCGACGCGCCGCTCGCGTGGGGCCTGACGCCGCTGGCCGACCAGCGCGCGGGCGGGGTCATCATGTGGGTGCCGGGGACGCTGGTCTTTCTGGTCGCGATCACGATCGTCTTCTTCTGCTGGGTCGGAGCGGAGCCTGAGCGCGAGGAAGGGTTCGCGCGGAGGTCCGGGGGGAGCCGACATGGAACGGCTTGA